The Rhea pennata isolate bPtePen1 chromosome Z, bPtePen1.pri, whole genome shotgun sequence genome includes a region encoding these proteins:
- the IFNK gene encoding interferon kappa gives MPILVQRHLLQVYITLALYIKISHPVCLFQGSKVNYQHMNFLCKMSASFPVQCLREKTDFKFPTEITEVTQRNATVMIHELLQQIFYLFSKNLPESVWNASCIEKFQNGINRQIEELETCLLEELSKGRKSSRTGVLNSTTLSVRKYFRRITNFLENQQYSHCSWEAVRIEVRTCFIFIDCLMRKHMT, from the coding sequence ATGCCCATCCTGGTCCAGAGACATTTACTGCAAGTTTACATTACATTGGCACTATATATCAAAATCTCACATCCAGTCTGCCTTTTCCAAGGAAGCAAAGTGAACTACCAGCACATGAACTTTCTGTGCAAAATGAGTGCCAGTTTTCCTGTGCAATGTCTCAGAgaaaaaactgattttaaattcCCCACAGAGATTACCGAAGTCACACAGAGGAATGCCACAGTGATGATCCATGAGCTCCTCCAACAGATCTTCTATCTATTTAGCAAAAATCTTCCTGAAAGTGTTTGGAATGCAAGCTGTATTGAGAAATTCCAAAATGGTATTAATCGGCAAATTGAAGAATTGGAGACATGCTTATTGGAAGAACTAtctaaaggaagaaagagctcCCGAACAGGGGTCCTAAATAGCACTACTCTCAGTGTGAGAAAGTACTTCCGAAGAATCACCAACTTCCTAGAAAATCAACAATATAGCCACTGTTCCTGGGAAGCAGTCCGAATAGAAGTGAGAACATGCTTTATATTTATTGACTGCCTTATGAGAAAACACATGACATGA